One part of the Eublepharis macularius isolate TG4126 chromosome 16, MPM_Emac_v1.0, whole genome shotgun sequence genome encodes these proteins:
- the FBXO31 gene encoding F-box only protein 31 isoform X4, protein MYLPPHDPHVDDPMRFKPLFRIHLMERKSATVECMYGHKGPHNGHIQIVKKDEFSTKCNQTDHHRMAGGRQEEFRTWLREEWGRTLEDIFHEHMQELILMKFIYTSQYDNCLTYRRIFLPPCSPDDLIKPGLFKGTYGSHGLEIVMLSFHGKKAKGTKITGDPNIPAGQQTVEIDLAHPIRLPDIENQSNFSELSRIVLEVQEQVRREQQGLEEGAQEGKELEEEGQPQPGPCQREEDRAGASAAGEGEAAQPPPQPFVLPAGVASRNEDYPRTCRACFYGTGLIAGHGFTSPERTPGVFVLFDDDRFGFIWLELQSFSLYSRIKVSFQNAEAPSREAFDEMLKNIQLLTS, encoded by the exons ATGTATTTGCCTCCCCATGACCCTCACGTGGATGACCCAATGAGGTTCAAGCCCCTCTTCAGAATTCATTTAATGGAAAGGAAGAGCGCCACGGTCGAGTGCATGTATGGCCACAAGGGCCCCCACAATGGACATATTCAG ATAGTGAAAAAAGATGAGTTTTCAACAAAGTGCAACCAGACGGACCATCACCGTATGGCAGGAGGAAGGCAAGAG GAATTTCGGACGTGGCTGAGAGAGGAATGGGGGCGGACGCTGGAAGACATCTTCCATGAACACATGCAGGAGCTTATCTTGATGAAGTTCATCTACACCAGTCAATATGA CAACTGTTTGACATACAGGCGCATCTTCCTCCCTCCGTGTAGCCCCGACGACCTAATCAAGCCAGGCCTTTTCAAGGGAACGTACGGGAGCCACGGCCTTGAAATTGTCATGCTGAGTTTCCATGGGAAAAAGGCCAAAGGGACTAAAATAACA GGAGACCCCAACatcccagctggccagcagacCGTGGAGATAGACCTGGCTCATCCCATCCGCCTGCCGGACATAGAAAACCAGAGTAACTTCAGCGAGCTCTCCCGCATCGTCCTGGAAGTGCAGGAGCAGGTGAGGCGAGAGCAGCAGGGGCTGGAAGAAGGCGCccaggaaggcaaggagctgGAAGAAGAGGGCCAGCCTCAGCCTGGGCCCTGCCAAAGGGAAGAGGACAGGGCAGGGGCCTCTGCCGCTGGAGAAGGGGAAGCTGCCCAGCCCCCTCCGCAGCCCTTTGTCCTCCCGGCAGGTGTTGCATCCAGGAATGAAGACTACCCCCGGACCTGCAGAGCGTG CTTCTATGGCACAGGACTCATCGCAGGCCACGGCTTCACCAGTCCCGAGCGGACCCCCGGTGTCTTCGTCTTGTTTGATGATGACCGCTTCGGCTTCATCTGGCTAGAGCTGCAGTCTTTCAGCCTCTACAGCCGCATCAAAGTCTCCTTCCAGAATGCGGAGGCGCCGTCCCGGGAGGCTTTTGACGAGATGCTGAAAAACATTCAGTTACTGACGTCGTGA
- the FBXO31 gene encoding F-box only protein 31 isoform X3, translating into MKILPDYEHMEYRDVYTYLLHRYRHILGLWQPDIGPYGGLLNVVVDGLFIIGWMYLPPHDPHVDDPMRFKPLFRIHLMERKSATVECMYGHKGPHNGHIQIVKKDEFSTKCNQTDHHRMAGGRQEEFRTWLREEWGRTLEDIFHEHMQELILMKFIYTSQYDNCLTYRRIFLPPCSPDDLIKPGLFKGTYGSHGLEIVMLSFHGKKAKGTKITGDPNIPAGQQTVEIDLAHPIRLPDIENQSNFSELSRIVLEVQEQVRREQQGLEEGAQEGKELEEEGQPQPGPCQREEDRAGASAAGEGEAAQPPPQPFVLPAGVASRNEDYPRTCRACFYGTGLIAGHGFTSPERTPGVFVLFDDDRFGFIWLELQSFSLYSRIKVSFQNAEAPSREAFDEMLKNIQLLTS; encoded by the exons TGCTGCACAGATACCGACACATCTTGGGGCTGTGGCAGCCGGACATTGGACCCTACGGGGGACTGTTGAATGTGGTG GTAGATGGCTTGTTCATCATTGGCTGGATGTATTTGCCTCCCCATGACCCTCACGTGGATGACCCAATGAGGTTCAAGCCCCTCTTCAGAATTCATTTAATGGAAAGGAAGAGCGCCACGGTCGAGTGCATGTATGGCCACAAGGGCCCCCACAATGGACATATTCAG ATAGTGAAAAAAGATGAGTTTTCAACAAAGTGCAACCAGACGGACCATCACCGTATGGCAGGAGGAAGGCAAGAG GAATTTCGGACGTGGCTGAGAGAGGAATGGGGGCGGACGCTGGAAGACATCTTCCATGAACACATGCAGGAGCTTATCTTGATGAAGTTCATCTACACCAGTCAATATGA CAACTGTTTGACATACAGGCGCATCTTCCTCCCTCCGTGTAGCCCCGACGACCTAATCAAGCCAGGCCTTTTCAAGGGAACGTACGGGAGCCACGGCCTTGAAATTGTCATGCTGAGTTTCCATGGGAAAAAGGCCAAAGGGACTAAAATAACA GGAGACCCCAACatcccagctggccagcagacCGTGGAGATAGACCTGGCTCATCCCATCCGCCTGCCGGACATAGAAAACCAGAGTAACTTCAGCGAGCTCTCCCGCATCGTCCTGGAAGTGCAGGAGCAGGTGAGGCGAGAGCAGCAGGGGCTGGAAGAAGGCGCccaggaaggcaaggagctgGAAGAAGAGGGCCAGCCTCAGCCTGGGCCCTGCCAAAGGGAAGAGGACAGGGCAGGGGCCTCTGCCGCTGGAGAAGGGGAAGCTGCCCAGCCCCCTCCGCAGCCCTTTGTCCTCCCGGCAGGTGTTGCATCCAGGAATGAAGACTACCCCCGGACCTGCAGAGCGTG CTTCTATGGCACAGGACTCATCGCAGGCCACGGCTTCACCAGTCCCGAGCGGACCCCCGGTGTCTTCGTCTTGTTTGATGATGACCGCTTCGGCTTCATCTGGCTAGAGCTGCAGTCTTTCAGCCTCTACAGCCGCATCAAAGTCTCCTTCCAGAATGCGGAGGCGCCGTCCCGGGAGGCTTTTGACGAGATGCTGAAAAACATTCAGTTACTGACGTCGTGA